In the genome of Tripterygium wilfordii isolate XIE 37 chromosome 19, ASM1340144v1, whole genome shotgun sequence, one region contains:
- the LOC119984965 gene encoding DNA (cytosine-5)-methyltransferase CMT2-like isoform X1, with protein sequence MVPSRSVNGVTRTNQIRLEIFDMSLIRTADDVPVPLKICFPKSSTDRLNPSPKSATIHNAGPKSKLNSSNGFCMRRSPRFSAVSAARDEGCGVSVVLRRSPRFSNCSSEVDFSDARDVTKTWSGNKKRKLGEKRFDEKSLRRSPRFVSSSEAVVNGTPKSPSVKVSQKPYLCFEKSLRRSPRFVSSSDTAVNGTPKSASVKVSQKPYLCFEKSLRRSPRFVSSSDTAVNGTPKFASVKSQIPADGGLKTNAEKGLDMACLEEKCLRRSPRLSSSTSGTDRRSSESTQENIKKRKLLEEKCLRRSPRLSLTLYGKDDKNGPLALKRHDTKSSGEKHFKGSSGGGHVNELLSRIPDELAKKKSRTTLEKFKPSIVDKPLLRQCLRTDTPSGNGNGNGKTPNKSIELPKSTGKQPPNGNGAGKTPIKSVELPKSTEKQPPNKTSPSLKKKHEIISLLFGDPIPSDEAQEKWRWRYEMKIKRSKHRKFTLDDDDEDKIVWNVESHYSQAKIGEDIFNLGDCAYIEGDGGQEHIGRIIEFFKTTDGEDYFRVQWFYRAEDTVMKEEAAFHDKKRIFYSTIMNDNPIECIISKLTVTQISPRVGLKFSSIPLSDFYFDTEYCVEYSTFRSLVTDNIFKSHHSLPTSCIEPISTAITTTFSPDKIHFDNKKRKLALLDLYSGCGGMSTGLCLGARASGSDLVTRWALDSDRSACESLKLNHPKTLESMWPTSRVAGVQPIGNMFNSWKRPLHILCGGNEAAEDFLELLKAWQKLCKRYASSIERTHQSRSMASRVAKDNDGSPSDDISPEEYEVSSIVDICYGDPDKTGKHGLKFKVHWKGYDASEDSWEPADGLSNCQDRIHEFVRNGFKSKILPLPGDVDVICGGPPCQGISGYNRFRNVASPLADERNRQIIVFMDIVQFLRPKFVLMENVADILRFDNASLGRYALSRLVHLKYQARLGTIAAGCYGLPQFRLRVFLWGAHPSEKLPKFPLPTHDVIVRYWPPPEFERNTVAYDEGEPRKLERAIVLQDAISDLPNVTNHETLEEMSYDKPPETDFQLHIRSTKDEITGSALTDTTRVKISLYDHLPLPISEDDYVRVCQIPKRKGANFRDLPGVIVGEDNVARRDTSKEQMLLPSGKPLVPDYALNFEQGKSKRPFARLWWDETVPTVVTFPNCHAQALLHPEQDRILTVRECARLQGFPDYYRFCGTIKMRYRQVGNAVAIPVARALGYALGMAFQKQGGDEPLMTLPQGFSHSTCVQLAKSLSEKEPTSIL encoded by the exons ATGGTTCCGTCTCGGTCTGTCAATGGAGTCACCCGGACCAACCAAATCCGTCTCGAAATCTTCGATATGTCGTTGATTCGTACGGCGGATGATGTACCGGTTCCTCTGAAAATCTGCTTCCCGAAATCGTCGACTGACAGGCTCAATCCAAGCCCGAAAAGTGCTACAATCCACAATGCAGGACCAAAAAGTAAGCTCAACTCCAGTAATGGATTTTGCATGCGGAGATCCCCTAGATTCTCTGCCGTTTCGGCGGCCAGGGACGAAGGTTGTGGTGTTTCTGTCGTCTTGAGGAGATCTCCGAGATTCTCGAATTGCAGTTCGGAGGTGGATTTTAGTGACGCGCGAGATGTAACGAAGACATggagcggaaataagaagagaaAGCTTGGAGAGAAACGGTTCGATGAAAAATCCTTGAGAAGGAGCCCGAGGTTTGTCTCGTCCTCTGAGGCGGTTGTAAATGGCACTCCCAAGTCCCCTTCAGTCAAGGTAAGCCAAAAGCCCTACTTATGTTTTGAAAAATCCTTGAGGAGGAGCCCGAGGTTTGTCTCGTCCTCTGATACGGCTGTAAATGGCACTCCCAAGTCCGCTTCAGTCAAGGTAAGCCAAAAGCCCTACTTATGTTTTGAAAAATCCTTGAGGAGGAGCCCGAGGTTTGTCTCGTCCTCTGATACGGCTGTAAATGGCACTCCCAAGTTCGCTTCAGTCAAG AGTCAAATTCCTGCGGATGGAGGCTTGAAAACTAA TGCTGAAAAAGGACTAGATATGGCATGCTTGGAGGAAAAATGCTTGAGGAGATCTCCGAGATTGAGCTCATCCACATCTGGAACTGACAGGCGTTCTTCAGAATCCACCCAGGAAAacattaagaaaagaaaattgttggaAGAAAAGTGTTTGAGGAGATCTCCAAGACTGTCCTTGACCCTATATGGA AAAGATGACAAGAATGGACCTCTGGCTTTGAAACGCCATGACACAAAATCTTCTGGTGAGAAGCACTTTAAGGGGTCTTCTGGAGGTGGACATGTCAATGAATTGCTTTCAAGAATACCag ATGAACTTGCTAAGAAGAAGTCTAGGACCACATTGGAGAAATTCAAACCAAGCATTGTGGATAAACCACTATTGAGACAGTGTCTGAGAACGGATACTCCTTctgggaatgggaatggtaatgGAAAAACCCCTAATAAATCAATTGAGTTACCAAAGTCAACTGGGAAACAACCTCCAAATGGGAATGGTGCTGGCAAAACTCCAATTAAATCAGTTGAGTTACCAAAGTCAACTGAGAAACAACCTCCAAATAAGACCTCACCTTCTTTGAAGAAGAAACATGAAATTATTAGTTTACTATTCGGAGATCCAATCCCCAGCGACGAAGCTCAAGAAAAATGGCGTTGGCGCTATGAAATGAAG ATTAAGAGATCTAAACATCGAAAATTCACCTTAGA tgatgatgatgaagataagaTAGTTTGGAATGTGGAAAGCCATTACTCTCAAGCTAAAATTGGCGAGGATATTTTTAATCTTGGTGATTGTGCTTATATAGAG GGTGATGGTGGGCAAGAACATATTGGAAGGATTATAGAGTTCTTCAAAACAACCGATGGAGAAGATTATTTTCGGGTCCAATGGTTTTATAGAGCTGAAGATACT GTTATGAAGGAAGAAGCGGCCTTTCATGACAAGAAACGAATATTCTATTCTACTATAATGAATGATAATCCGATAGAATGCATTATTTCAAAACTTACTGTTACACAAATATCACCTAGG GTAGGCTTAAAATTCAGCTCTATTCCACTCTCTGACTTCTATTTTGATACGGAGTATTGTGTAGAGTATTCGACATTTCGAAGCTTGGTAACTG ATAATATTTTCAAGAGCCATCACTCATTGCCAACCAGTTGCATTGAGCCCATTTCTACGGCAATTACCACTACTTTTTCTCCAGATAAGATTCattttgataataaaaaaaggaaGTTGGCGCTGTTAGATCTTTATTCTGGTTGTGGAGGCATGTCGACTGGATTGTGCCTTGGTGCTAGAGCTTCTGGCAGTGATCTTGTGACG AGATGGGCCCTTGATAGTGATAGGTCTGCATGTGAAAGCTTGAAGTTGAATCATCCCAAGACACTA GAAAGCATGTGGCCAActagtagagttgcaggggtgcaacctataggtaacatgttcaattcttggaaacgacctcttcacatattatgtggggg GAATGAAGCTGCTGAGGATTTTCTTGAGCTATTAAAAGCGTGGCAAAAGCTATGCAAAAGGTATGCTTCCAGTATAGAAAGAACACATCAATCAAGATCCATGGCCTCTAGAGTAGCCAAAGACAATGATGGTTCACCAAGTGATGATATATCCCCTGAAGAATATGAAGTTTCAAGCATTGTTGACATATGTTATGGCGATCCCGACAAGACCGGAAAGCATGGACTAAAATTTAAG GTGCATTGGAAGGGTTATGATGCCAGTGAAGATAGTTGGGAACCAGCTGATGGCTTAAG TAATTGCCAGGACCGGATACACGAATTTGTGAGAAATGGTTTCAAATCGAAGATCTTGCCACTTCCT GGCGATGTTGATGTTATTTGTGGGGGACCTCCATGCCAAGGGATTAGTGGCTATAATCGCTTTAGAAATGTTGCTTCCCCCCTAGCTGATGAAAGAAATCGTCAAATTATTGTTTTTATGGACATAGTGCAGTTCTTGAGACCTAAGTTTGTATTAATGGAAAATGTAGCTGACATACTAAGGTTTGACAATGCTTCTCTCGGAAGATATGCTTTAAGTCGTTTGGTGCATTTGAAATATCAAGCAAGACTTGGTACTATTGCTGCTGGCTGTTATGGTCTTCCACAATTTCGGTTGCGCGTTTTCTTGTGGGGTGCTCATCCAAGTGAG AAATTACCCAAATTCCCACTTCCCACACATGACGTTATTGTCAGATATTGGCCTCCCCCTGAGTTTGAG CGCAATACTGTTGCTTATGATGAAGGTGAACCTCGCAAACTTGAACGGGCGATTGTTCTTCAAGATGCCATTTCTGATCTCCCGAAT GTCACAAACCATGAAACACTTGAGGAAATGTCCTATGACAAGCCTCCAGAAACAGATTTTCAACTACATATAAGGTCAACCAAAGATG AGATCACTGGTTCTGCATTGACTGATACTACAAGGGTCAAGATTTCACTTTACGATCATCTTCCTTTGCCGATTTCAGAAGATGATTATGTTAGAGTTTGCCAAATTCCAAAAAGAAAG GGAGCAAATTTCCGGGACCTCCCTGGTGTCATTGTAGGAGAAGACAATGTGGCCCGGCGGGATACATCTAAGGAGCAAATGCTTTTGCCTTCTGGAAAACCACTG GTACCAGATTATGCCTTGAACTTTGAACAAGGGAAGTCGAAAAG GCCATTCGCGAGATTGTGGTGGGATGAAACAGTGCCAACCGTAGTGACTTTTCCTAATTGTCATGCTCAG GCATTGTTACATCCAGAACAGGATAGAATACTTACAGTACGAGAATGTGCAAGGCTGCAAGGTTTTCCTGATTATTATCGGTTCTGTGGGACAATCAAAATGAG ATATCGTCAGGTCGGAAATGCAGTTGCCATCCCTGTTGCACGAGCCTTAGGATATGCATTGGGTATGGCATTTCAAAAACAAGGTGGGGACGAGCCGCTGATGACTCTTCCCCAAGGTTTCTCTCATTCTACTTGTGTTCAATTAGCAAAATCATTGTCTGAAAAAGAACCAACTAGTATTCTTTAG
- the LOC119984965 gene encoding DNA (cytosine-5)-methyltransferase CMT2-like isoform X4 gives MVPSRSVNGVTRTNQIRLEIFDMSLIRTADDVPVPLKICFPKSSTDRLNPSPKSATIHNAGPKSKLNSSNGFCMRRSPRFSAVSAARDEGCGVSVVLRRSPRFSNCSSEVDFSDARDVTKTWSGNKKRKLGEKRFDEKSLRRSPRFVSSSEAVVNGTPKSPSVKVSQKPYLCFEKSLRRSPRFVSSSDTAVNGTPKSASVKVSQKPYLCFEKSLRRSPRFVSSSDTAVNGTPKFASVKSQIPADGGLKTNAEKGLDMACLEEKCLRRSPRLSSSTSGTDRRSSESTQENIKKRKLLEEKCLRRSPRLSLTLYGKDDKNGPLALKRHDTKSSGEKHFKGSSGGGHVNELLSRIPDELAKKKSRTTLEKFKPSIVDKPLLRQCLRTDTPSGNGNGNGKTPNKSIELPKSTGKQPPNGNGAGKTPIKSVELPKSTEKQPPNKTSPSLKKKHEIISLLFGDPIPSDEAQEKWRWRYEMKIKRSKHRKFTLDDDDEDKIVWNVESHYSQAKIGEDIFNLGDCAYIEGDGGQEHIGRIIEFFKTTDGEDYFRVQWFYRAEDTVMKEEAAFHDKKRIFYSTIMNDNPIECIISKLTVTQISPRVGLKFSSIPLSDFYFDTEYCVEYSTFRSLVTDNIFKSHHSLPTSCIEPISTAITTTFSPDKIHFDNKKRKLALLDLYSGCGGMSTGLCLGARASGSDLVTRWALDSDRSACESLKLNHPKTLESMWPTSRVAGVQPIGNMFNSWKRPLHILCGGNEAAEDFLELLKAWQKLCKRYASSIERTHQSRSMASRVAKDNDGSPSDDISPEEYEVSSIVDICYGDPDKTGKHGLKFKVHWKGYDASEDSWEPADGLSNCQDRIHEFVRNGFKSKILPLPGDVDVICGGPPCQGISGYNRFRNVASPLADERNRQIIVFMDIVQFLRPKFVLMENVADILRFDNASLGRYALSRLVHLKYQARLGTIAAGCYGLPQFRLRVFLWGAHPSEKLPKFPLPTHDVIVRYWPPPEFERNTVAYDEGEPRKLERAIVLQDAISDLPNVTNHETLEEMSYDKPPETDFQLHIRSTKDEITGSALTDTTRVKISLYDHLPLPISEDDYVRVCQIPKRKGANFRDLPGVIVGEDNVARRDTSKEQMLLPSGKPLVPDYALNFEQGKSKRPFARLWWDETVPTVVTFPNCHAQNRIEYLQYENVQGCKVFLIIIGSVGQSK, from the exons ATGGTTCCGTCTCGGTCTGTCAATGGAGTCACCCGGACCAACCAAATCCGTCTCGAAATCTTCGATATGTCGTTGATTCGTACGGCGGATGATGTACCGGTTCCTCTGAAAATCTGCTTCCCGAAATCGTCGACTGACAGGCTCAATCCAAGCCCGAAAAGTGCTACAATCCACAATGCAGGACCAAAAAGTAAGCTCAACTCCAGTAATGGATTTTGCATGCGGAGATCCCCTAGATTCTCTGCCGTTTCGGCGGCCAGGGACGAAGGTTGTGGTGTTTCTGTCGTCTTGAGGAGATCTCCGAGATTCTCGAATTGCAGTTCGGAGGTGGATTTTAGTGACGCGCGAGATGTAACGAAGACATggagcggaaataagaagagaaAGCTTGGAGAGAAACGGTTCGATGAAAAATCCTTGAGAAGGAGCCCGAGGTTTGTCTCGTCCTCTGAGGCGGTTGTAAATGGCACTCCCAAGTCCCCTTCAGTCAAGGTAAGCCAAAAGCCCTACTTATGTTTTGAAAAATCCTTGAGGAGGAGCCCGAGGTTTGTCTCGTCCTCTGATACGGCTGTAAATGGCACTCCCAAGTCCGCTTCAGTCAAGGTAAGCCAAAAGCCCTACTTATGTTTTGAAAAATCCTTGAGGAGGAGCCCGAGGTTTGTCTCGTCCTCTGATACGGCTGTAAATGGCACTCCCAAGTTCGCTTCAGTCAAG AGTCAAATTCCTGCGGATGGAGGCTTGAAAACTAA TGCTGAAAAAGGACTAGATATGGCATGCTTGGAGGAAAAATGCTTGAGGAGATCTCCGAGATTGAGCTCATCCACATCTGGAACTGACAGGCGTTCTTCAGAATCCACCCAGGAAAacattaagaaaagaaaattgttggaAGAAAAGTGTTTGAGGAGATCTCCAAGACTGTCCTTGACCCTATATGGA AAAGATGACAAGAATGGACCTCTGGCTTTGAAACGCCATGACACAAAATCTTCTGGTGAGAAGCACTTTAAGGGGTCTTCTGGAGGTGGACATGTCAATGAATTGCTTTCAAGAATACCag ATGAACTTGCTAAGAAGAAGTCTAGGACCACATTGGAGAAATTCAAACCAAGCATTGTGGATAAACCACTATTGAGACAGTGTCTGAGAACGGATACTCCTTctgggaatgggaatggtaatgGAAAAACCCCTAATAAATCAATTGAGTTACCAAAGTCAACTGGGAAACAACCTCCAAATGGGAATGGTGCTGGCAAAACTCCAATTAAATCAGTTGAGTTACCAAAGTCAACTGAGAAACAACCTCCAAATAAGACCTCACCTTCTTTGAAGAAGAAACATGAAATTATTAGTTTACTATTCGGAGATCCAATCCCCAGCGACGAAGCTCAAGAAAAATGGCGTTGGCGCTATGAAATGAAG ATTAAGAGATCTAAACATCGAAAATTCACCTTAGA tgatgatgatgaagataagaTAGTTTGGAATGTGGAAAGCCATTACTCTCAAGCTAAAATTGGCGAGGATATTTTTAATCTTGGTGATTGTGCTTATATAGAG GGTGATGGTGGGCAAGAACATATTGGAAGGATTATAGAGTTCTTCAAAACAACCGATGGAGAAGATTATTTTCGGGTCCAATGGTTTTATAGAGCTGAAGATACT GTTATGAAGGAAGAAGCGGCCTTTCATGACAAGAAACGAATATTCTATTCTACTATAATGAATGATAATCCGATAGAATGCATTATTTCAAAACTTACTGTTACACAAATATCACCTAGG GTAGGCTTAAAATTCAGCTCTATTCCACTCTCTGACTTCTATTTTGATACGGAGTATTGTGTAGAGTATTCGACATTTCGAAGCTTGGTAACTG ATAATATTTTCAAGAGCCATCACTCATTGCCAACCAGTTGCATTGAGCCCATTTCTACGGCAATTACCACTACTTTTTCTCCAGATAAGATTCattttgataataaaaaaaggaaGTTGGCGCTGTTAGATCTTTATTCTGGTTGTGGAGGCATGTCGACTGGATTGTGCCTTGGTGCTAGAGCTTCTGGCAGTGATCTTGTGACG AGATGGGCCCTTGATAGTGATAGGTCTGCATGTGAAAGCTTGAAGTTGAATCATCCCAAGACACTA GAAAGCATGTGGCCAActagtagagttgcaggggtgcaacctataggtaacatgttcaattcttggaaacgacctcttcacatattatgtggggg GAATGAAGCTGCTGAGGATTTTCTTGAGCTATTAAAAGCGTGGCAAAAGCTATGCAAAAGGTATGCTTCCAGTATAGAAAGAACACATCAATCAAGATCCATGGCCTCTAGAGTAGCCAAAGACAATGATGGTTCACCAAGTGATGATATATCCCCTGAAGAATATGAAGTTTCAAGCATTGTTGACATATGTTATGGCGATCCCGACAAGACCGGAAAGCATGGACTAAAATTTAAG GTGCATTGGAAGGGTTATGATGCCAGTGAAGATAGTTGGGAACCAGCTGATGGCTTAAG TAATTGCCAGGACCGGATACACGAATTTGTGAGAAATGGTTTCAAATCGAAGATCTTGCCACTTCCT GGCGATGTTGATGTTATTTGTGGGGGACCTCCATGCCAAGGGATTAGTGGCTATAATCGCTTTAGAAATGTTGCTTCCCCCCTAGCTGATGAAAGAAATCGTCAAATTATTGTTTTTATGGACATAGTGCAGTTCTTGAGACCTAAGTTTGTATTAATGGAAAATGTAGCTGACATACTAAGGTTTGACAATGCTTCTCTCGGAAGATATGCTTTAAGTCGTTTGGTGCATTTGAAATATCAAGCAAGACTTGGTACTATTGCTGCTGGCTGTTATGGTCTTCCACAATTTCGGTTGCGCGTTTTCTTGTGGGGTGCTCATCCAAGTGAG AAATTACCCAAATTCCCACTTCCCACACATGACGTTATTGTCAGATATTGGCCTCCCCCTGAGTTTGAG CGCAATACTGTTGCTTATGATGAAGGTGAACCTCGCAAACTTGAACGGGCGATTGTTCTTCAAGATGCCATTTCTGATCTCCCGAAT GTCACAAACCATGAAACACTTGAGGAAATGTCCTATGACAAGCCTCCAGAAACAGATTTTCAACTACATATAAGGTCAACCAAAGATG AGATCACTGGTTCTGCATTGACTGATACTACAAGGGTCAAGATTTCACTTTACGATCATCTTCCTTTGCCGATTTCAGAAGATGATTATGTTAGAGTTTGCCAAATTCCAAAAAGAAAG GGAGCAAATTTCCGGGACCTCCCTGGTGTCATTGTAGGAGAAGACAATGTGGCCCGGCGGGATACATCTAAGGAGCAAATGCTTTTGCCTTCTGGAAAACCACTG GTACCAGATTATGCCTTGAACTTTGAACAAGGGAAGTCGAAAAG GCCATTCGCGAGATTGTGGTGGGATGAAACAGTGCCAACCGTAGTGACTTTTCCTAATTGTCATGCTCAG AACAGGATAGAATACTTACAGTACGAGAATGTGCAAGGCTGCAAGGTTTTCCTGATTATTATCGGTTCTGTGGGACAATCAAAATGA